Proteins from a genomic interval of Clostridium sp. 'deep sea':
- a CDS encoding ABC transporter ATP-binding protein, with the protein MSRKKILEVKNIDITFNTYSGVVKAVRDVSFNLFEGETLAIVGESGSGKSVTAKTIMGLLAKNANIENGKIIYEDKNILLHSEDQMVKLRGSKIGMIFQDPMSSLDPIMKIGKQITEAIILRKECSKEEARIKAIELMKSVGIDQVEKRFEQFPFQFSGGMRQRIVIAIALAGDPNVLICDEPTTALDVTIQAQILDLIKDIQQKRNLSVIFITHDLGVVASIADRVCVMYAGKIIEKGLTKEVFYNPKSPYTWALLSSMPDVNMSSNVDLYTIKGTPPNMLYPPIGDAFASRNEYALEIDYKKEPPMFKVSDTHYASTWLLHDYAPKVEMPKILQDRITRKLEPIKQHYKNTIDNKQSNEVVLSVTDLKQYFSAGRGKKKITVKAVDGISFDIKKGETFGLVGESGCGKTTTGRTIIRLYKPTSGTVEFKQEIISSKLNKVTRKLVTSGIQMIFQDPIASLNPRMTVKEIIAEGLKINKLCDSKQEIDKKVYEALELVGLTSEHATRYPHEFSGGQRQRIGIARAIISKPKLIIADEPISALDVSIQAQVLNLLNELKRKLGLTILFIAHDLSVVKYFCDTIAVMHKGKIVEKAKSNELYSNPIHPYTKSLLSAIPVPDPDYEKKRKRITYKHLENENMASELREITTNHYVHCTKDEYKNYLSIIS; encoded by the coding sequence ATGAGCCGCAAGAAAATATTAGAAGTAAAGAACATAGATATAACATTTAATACATATTCGGGAGTAGTAAAAGCTGTAAGAGATGTCAGCTTTAATCTCTTTGAGGGTGAAACTTTAGCAATTGTAGGTGAGTCAGGGTCTGGTAAATCGGTAACAGCAAAAACTATAATGGGACTACTGGCTAAAAATGCGAATATTGAAAATGGTAAAATTATATATGAAGATAAGAATATCTTATTACATAGTGAAGATCAAATGGTCAAGTTAAGAGGCTCTAAAATTGGTATGATTTTTCAAGATCCTATGTCATCGCTTGACCCTATCATGAAAATTGGGAAACAAATAACTGAGGCAATAATCTTAAGAAAAGAGTGTAGTAAGGAAGAAGCAAGAATAAAAGCTATAGAATTAATGAAATCCGTAGGAATCGATCAAGTTGAAAAAAGATTTGAGCAATTTCCTTTTCAATTTTCTGGTGGCATGAGACAAAGAATTGTAATTGCCATAGCTTTGGCTGGTGATCCTAATGTTTTAATTTGTGATGAACCTACTACAGCTTTAGATGTAACAATTCAAGCCCAAATACTAGACCTAATAAAAGATATACAGCAGAAAAGAAATTTGTCTGTAATTTTCATTACTCATGATTTAGGAGTAGTTGCTAGTATAGCAGATAGAGTTTGTGTTATGTATGCTGGAAAAATAATTGAAAAAGGTTTAACAAAAGAGGTTTTTTATAACCCAAAATCACCATATACTTGGGCCTTACTATCTTCAATGCCTGATGTTAATATGAGCTCAAATGTAGATCTTTATACAATAAAAGGAACACCTCCTAATATGCTTTATCCACCAATAGGCGATGCATTTGCTTCGCGAAATGAATACGCCTTAGAAATAGATTATAAAAAAGAACCACCTATGTTTAAGGTGTCGGATACCCATTATGCCTCAACTTGGTTATTACATGACTATGCTCCAAAAGTTGAAATGCCTAAAATATTGCAAGATAGAATAACACGAAAGTTAGAACCAATTAAACAGCACTATAAAAATACTATAGATAATAAGCAAAGCAATGAAGTTGTGTTATCTGTAACAGATTTAAAGCAATATTTTTCCGCAGGCAGAGGTAAGAAAAAAATAACCGTTAAAGCTGTGGATGGCATTAGTTTTGATATTAAAAAAGGTGAAACATTTGGTTTGGTTGGAGAATCTGGTTGCGGTAAAACAACTACAGGTAGAACTATAATTAGACTATACAAGCCGACCTCTGGAACGGTAGAGTTTAAACAAGAGATAATATCTTCAAAATTAAATAAAGTAACACGTAAATTAGTAACTAGTGGAATACAAATGATTTTTCAAGACCCTATAGCGTCACTTAATCCCAGAATGACTGTAAAAGAAATAATCGCTGAGGGATTAAAAATTAACAAGCTATGTGATAGTAAACAAGAAATTGATAAAAAGGTATATGAAGCATTAGAGTTAGTTGGCTTAACCTCAGAACATGCCACAAGGTATCCACACGAATTTTCTGGAGGGCAGAGACAAAGAATTGGAATTGCTAGGGCAATAATTTCAAAGCCTAAATTAATAATTGCAGATGAACCTATATCTGCTTTAGATGTATCAATACAGGCTCAGGTTCTAAACTTGTTAAATGAGTTGAAGCGTAAATTAGGATTAACTATTTTATTCATTGCCCATGACCTATCAGTAGTTAAATACTTCTGCGATACAATAGCAGTAATGCATAAAGGAAAAATTGTTGAAAAAGCTAAATCTAATGAACTGTACAGTAACCCAATACATCCGTATACAAAATCACTATTATCAGCGATTCCAGTGCCAGATCCAGACTATGAAAAAAAACGTAAGAGAATAACTTATAAACACTTAGAAAATGAAAATATGGCTAGTGAACTAAGAGAAATAACTACTAATCATTATGTTCATTGCACTAAGGATGAGTATAAAAACTATTTAAGCATAATTAGTTAA
- a CDS encoding ABC transporter substrate-binding protein, with product MMLKKPVFLFVALLTLISVFFTACSSNVQPADNDVNKPVVYRTTGSKISTLNPHVYQLSAERTDMDRIYSSLYFAIVDPETKNLKFVPYDAAEEPVINEDSSVWSFKIKKDLLWEDGDVLDANDYEYSYKMLLDPKLKNSRATSLFGGALVIKNAEQYWKGEVTWDKVGIKAIDNTLQLTFKYPTPKIDVMSAFSYSGPLSPVNERLYSGGMNDDKTETNYATSLETISSSGIFVMTEWIRDQNKEFDKRLKTPLSDYITVDKVTVRIVNSSSTKLQLFENNETDYVSLSGKNYDKYSDDPRVIFSEATGVRCMYINMENQEKPFLTDINFRQAMFWAMNRESIAKNIYKTAIPATYIIATGGIVDIDNGLRYRDTEPAKSVLVQDNGFNQDKAVEYFNKAYKKYGKQMVVELQYFEGSDSMKNMAEYVEESFQNLFGPDKLDIKLRAVPTSSVYQNMRDGKYEMAFGRWNAGRFNPWSFLTIHTSDHTGKLDRMRNKEFDLLLERCLTGDLLLKSQERIEALAELEKIMLSELPKIPIYEDRYASMIHDRITLITDGRYVPGVGFGVLQSDFAELD from the coding sequence ATGATGTTGAAAAAGCCTGTTTTTTTATTTGTTGCATTGCTTACGTTAATATCTGTTTTTTTTACTGCATGTTCATCTAATGTTCAGCCAGCAGATAACGATGTTAACAAACCTGTTGTATATCGAACAACTGGTAGTAAGATTTCTACCCTAAATCCACATGTATACCAGTTATCTGCTGAAAGAACTGATATGGATAGAATTTATAGTAGCTTATACTTTGCTATTGTAGATCCTGAAACTAAAAATTTAAAATTTGTGCCGTATGATGCAGCAGAAGAGCCTGTAATTAATGAGGATTCTAGTGTTTGGTCATTTAAAATTAAAAAAGATCTTTTATGGGAAGATGGAGATGTTTTAGATGCAAATGACTATGAATATTCATATAAAATGTTATTAGATCCTAAGCTTAAAAACTCTCGTGCTACTTCTTTATTTGGTGGAGCTTTAGTTATAAAAAATGCAGAGCAGTACTGGAAAGGTGAAGTAACGTGGGACAAAGTTGGAATAAAAGCTATAGACAATACACTTCAACTAACTTTTAAATATCCTACTCCTAAAATAGATGTGATGAGTGCATTTTCATACTCAGGACCACTTTCACCAGTAAATGAACGATTATATAGTGGTGGTATGAATGATGATAAAACAGAAACCAACTATGCTACAAGTTTAGAAACTATATCGTCTTCTGGTATATTTGTTATGACAGAATGGATAAGAGATCAAAATAAAGAGTTTGATAAGAGATTAAAAACACCTTTAAGTGACTATATAACAGTAGATAAAGTTACCGTAAGAATTGTTAATTCTTCATCTACAAAACTTCAACTATTTGAGAACAATGAGACAGATTATGTATCTCTAAGTGGTAAAAATTATGATAAATACTCTGATGATCCTCGTGTAATATTCTCTGAGGCTACAGGTGTTCGATGTATGTATATTAATATGGAGAATCAAGAAAAGCCATTCTTGACTGATATAAACTTTAGACAAGCTATGTTTTGGGCCATGAATCGTGAATCAATTGCTAAGAATATTTATAAAACAGCTATACCAGCTACATACATAATAGCAACAGGTGGCATAGTTGATATTGATAATGGTTTAAGATATCGAGATACAGAACCTGCAAAGAGTGTTTTAGTACAAGACAATGGATTTAATCAAGATAAGGCTGTAGAGTATTTTAATAAAGCTTACAAAAAATATGGTAAACAAATGGTTGTAGAGTTACAGTATTTTGAAGGCAGTGACTCTATGAAAAATATGGCGGAGTATGTTGAAGAAAGTTTCCAAAATTTATTTGGACCAGACAAGCTTGATATTAAGTTAAGAGCGGTTCCTACAAGTAGTGTGTATCAAAACATGCGAGATGGTAAATATGAGATGGCATTTGGTAGATGGAATGCTGGAAGGTTTAATCCTTGGTCATTCTTAACAATTCATACCTCAGACCATACAGGAAAACTAGATAGAATGAGAAATAAAGAGTTCGATTTATTATTAGAAAGATGTCTTACTGGTGATTTATTACTTAAATCTCAAGAGAGAATAGAGGCTTTAGCAGAATTAGAAAAAATTATGTTAAGTGAGTTACCTAAGATTCCTATATATGAAGATAGATATGCAAGTATGATTCACGACAGAATAACACTGATAACCGATGGCAGATATGTTCCTGGCGTAGGCTTTGGTGTTTTACAATCAGATTTTGCTGAACTAGATTAG
- a CDS encoding ABC transporter permease, with protein sequence MSNNTIPEYKIDKSDFKLVERKNEIKDDKMQGKAIGFFRDALQRFIKNKASIIAFCVISFIVLMSLIGPSMNAYTFRQQNVEWSYLPPKIKMLEKTPWFNGYANKEILKSNMETKYKGSIVKVIKEYTKKNKEMATVQLDMYKYKGAEGKYFWFGTDSLGRDQWTRLWRGARISFIIALLAVSVNMCIGVTYGSISGYFGGTIDLFMQRFIEILNGIPRIVIVVLFVFYVGPGIVPIALSFVIKGWIGMSRMIRAQFFRYKNMEYVLASRTMGASNKLLIFRHILPNAIGPIITKTTLAIPGAIFSEAFLAYIGLGLQAPEPSIGVLLAAGQEVLLEYPFMTIYPAILISLLMVSFNLFGNGLRDAFDPTLRGVE encoded by the coding sequence ATGAGTAACAACACAATTCCAGAATATAAAATTGATAAAAGTGACTTTAAGCTTGTAGAAAGAAAGAATGAGATTAAAGATGACAAGATGCAAGGTAAAGCGATAGGTTTTTTTAGAGATGCCTTACAAAGATTTATTAAAAATAAAGCCTCAATAATAGCATTTTGTGTTATATCATTTATTGTATTAATGTCTTTAATTGGACCTAGTATGAATGCCTATACTTTTAGGCAACAGAATGTTGAGTGGTCTTATTTACCTCCTAAAATTAAAATGTTAGAAAAAACGCCATGGTTTAATGGTTATGCAAACAAAGAGATTTTAAAGAGTAATATGGAAACTAAATATAAAGGTTCAATTGTTAAAGTTATTAAGGAATATACTAAAAAGAACAAAGAAATGGCAACAGTTCAACTTGATATGTATAAGTATAAAGGTGCAGAAGGTAAATATTTTTGGTTTGGTACCGATTCATTAGGAAGAGATCAATGGACTAGGCTCTGGAGGGGAGCACGAATATCTTTTATTATTGCACTGTTAGCAGTAAGTGTTAATATGTGTATTGGCGTAACTTATGGCTCAATTTCCGGCTATTTTGGGGGAACAATTGATCTTTTTATGCAACGATTTATTGAGATTTTAAACGGAATACCTCGAATAGTAATTGTTGTTTTGTTTGTTTTTTATGTTGGGCCAGGTATAGTGCCTATTGCTTTATCCTTTGTTATTAAGGGATGGATAGGAATGAGTAGAATGATAAGAGCCCAGTTTTTTAGGTATAAAAATATGGAATATGTTTTGGCTTCAAGAACTATGGGGGCCTCTAATAAGCTCTTAATTTTTAGGCATATATTACCAAACGCAATTGGTCCAATTATTACAAAGACTACCTTGGCGATACCTGGGGCTATTTTTAGTGAAGCATTTTTGGCCTATATTGGTTTAGGTCTACAGGCTCCAGAGCCATCAATTGGTGTATTATTAGCAGCTGGTCAGGAAGTTCTTTTAGAATATCCATTTATGACTATATATCCAGCCATTTTAATATCATTGCTAATGGTTTCATTTAATTTATTTGGTAATGGTTTAAGAGATGCGTTTGATCCTACATTAAGAGGTGTTGAATAA
- a CDS encoding MurR/RpiR family transcriptional regulator, which yields MSVIDNIKYNFKNLSQTQKTIADFIINKPEVACFCSLKEMSEKVNVTEVTILKFAKKLGYASFLELKKELQKYIQNKLSPNERLVVAVKDIKKDVKDNYLEIIDSEIQALVNTTKLLNVNDIDRAVKCIRDAPRIFLVGDMVSKTVVKYLQVRLRSLGINAITYDLSTYTDISHQLLDVNSDDVFILSCFPRYSGRTVRVFNYLRERKVKVIAFTDKLTSPIAENSFVTFRCITDTSVFYNSMNPPIALANILISSLAIVIKDRFENTEKKAQVINSFLHDCY from the coding sequence TTGTCTGTAATAGATAATATAAAATATAATTTTAAAAACTTGAGTCAAACTCAAAAAACAATTGCAGATTTTATTATTAATAAACCAGAAGTAGCATGTTTTTGCTCCCTAAAAGAGATGAGCGAAAAAGTTAATGTTACAGAAGTTACTATACTCAAATTTGCTAAGAAACTTGGATATGCTAGTTTTCTAGAACTTAAAAAAGAGCTACAAAAATATATTCAAAATAAACTTTCACCCAATGAAAGGCTTGTTGTTGCTGTAAAAGATATTAAAAAAGATGTAAAAGATAACTATTTAGAAATTATAGATTCAGAGATTCAAGCTCTTGTTAATACTACCAAGCTATTAAATGTAAATGATATAGATAGAGCTGTTAAGTGTATTAGAGATGCCCCAAGAATTTTCTTGGTTGGAGATATGGTTTCTAAAACTGTAGTAAAATATTTGCAAGTCAGGTTAAGAAGTTTGGGCATCAATGCAATAACATATGATCTATCGACTTACACAGATATAAGCCACCAATTGTTAGATGTAAACTCAGATGATGTTTTTATTCTTAGTTGTTTCCCGAGATACTCAGGGAGAACTGTAAGGGTGTTTAACTATTTAAGAGAGCGTAAAGTTAAAGTAATAGCATTTACGGATAAGTTAACATCTCCAATAGCGGAGAATAGCTTTGTAACCTTTCGTTGTATAACAGATACATCAGTTTTTTATAACTCTATGAATCCCCCAATTGCATTAGCTAATATACTTATATCAAGTTTAGCTATAGTTATAAAAGATAGATTTGAAAATACTGAAAAGAAAGCCCAAGTAATTAATAGCTTTTTGCATGATTGTTATTAA
- a CDS encoding ABC transporter permease, producing MGRYLLKRIIALGITLLIIVSLAFVTIRFMPGSFIDDPLMTEDVKKAIEDKYHLNDPLYVQYGYFLKDFIKLDFGVSVAIQKKVPVNEILKKKIPVSMQLNIFSLLLTIPFGILFGIIAAIKKNKIPDHLISIMVILFISVPSFIFASLLQYFLAFKLKLFPILLSTDPGLTLNKLYSIILPVLALSFWGIAVITRYLRAELCDAINSEYMLLARAKGLSNFQAVVRHAIRNSFIPLANIIIPMFTSILGGSLVIEKIFGVPGMGGLLIEAINTNDHSVTVGILFWYSLITLLTVLIVDLSYGVIDPRIRIGGSKNE from the coding sequence ATGGGTAGATACCTATTAAAGAGAATCATTGCTTTAGGCATTACTTTATTAATTATTGTTAGCTTAGCTTTTGTTACAATTAGATTTATGCCGGGAAGCTTTATTGATGACCCCCTAATGACTGAGGATGTTAAAAAGGCTATTGAAGATAAGTATCATCTTAACGACCCACTTTATGTTCAATATGGTTATTTTCTAAAAGACTTTATTAAATTAGACTTTGGAGTTTCTGTAGCAATCCAAAAGAAAGTACCTGTTAATGAAATATTAAAAAAGAAAATTCCTGTATCAATGCAGTTAAATATATTCTCATTATTACTTACTATACCATTTGGAATATTGTTTGGCATTATTGCTGCGATAAAAAAGAACAAAATACCAGATCATTTGATTTCTATTATGGTTATATTGTTTATATCAGTGCCATCATTTATTTTCGCAAGCCTATTACAATACTTTTTAGCATTTAAACTTAAATTGTTTCCAATACTACTATCAACAGATCCGGGCTTAACATTGAATAAGCTCTATTCAATTATACTACCTGTTTTAGCATTATCATTCTGGGGTATTGCAGTAATCACGAGGTATTTGAGAGCGGAACTATGTGATGCAATAAATTCTGAATATATGTTATTAGCTAGAGCTAAAGGACTTTCTAATTTTCAAGCTGTGGTTAGGCATGCAATACGTAATTCTTTTATTCCTTTAGCTAATATAATAATTCCAATGTTTACTTCAATTTTGGGAGGTTCATTAGTTATAGAGAAGATATTTGGAGTACCAGGTATGGGAGGTCTTCTTATTGAAGCGATTAATACCAATGACCATTCAGTTACTGTAGGTATATTATTTTGGTATTCGTTAATTACCTTATTAACAGTTTTAATTGTAGATTTATCATATGGAGTAATTGATCCTAGAATTAGAATAGGTGGTAGTAAAAATGAGTAA